In one Rhodococcus sp. B50 genomic region, the following are encoded:
- the moeZ gene encoding adenylyltransferase/sulfurtransferase MoeZ, translating into MDGDARRIATGESVTATTPSTRPSLPPLVEPGAELGREEVARYSRHLIIPNIGVTGQRRLKNARVLCIGAGGLGSPALLYLAAAGVGTLGIVEFDDVETSNLQRQVIHGRSDVGRPKGESARDSILAINDGVTVRLHETRLESSNAVQLFEQYDLILDGTDNFATRYLVNDAAVLAGKPYVWGSIFRFEGQVSVFWEDAPDGRGLNYRDLYPEAPPPGMVPSCAEGGVLGVLPGTIGTVMATEAIKLVTGIGEPLLGRLMIYDALAMSFRTVTLRRDPGRVPVTELVDYEAFCGIVPDVAASARSVVTPTELRRMLDEGRDIALIDVREPVEWEIVRIDGARLVPKDRILSGEALADLPQNTPIVLYCKTGIRSAEALEVLARAGFSDATHLHGGVIAWAQQVDPSLPVY; encoded by the coding sequence ATGGACGGTGACGCACGACGCATCGCGACAGGAGAATCCGTGACCGCAACGACACCGTCAACGCGCCCGTCCCTTCCGCCTCTGGTGGAACCCGGCGCGGAGCTCGGTCGCGAGGAGGTCGCCCGGTACAGCCGTCACCTGATCATCCCGAACATCGGCGTCACCGGCCAGCGCCGCCTGAAGAACGCGCGGGTGCTGTGCATCGGCGCCGGCGGCCTGGGTTCGCCCGCCCTGCTGTATCTCGCGGCGGCGGGAGTCGGCACGCTCGGCATCGTCGAGTTCGACGACGTGGAAACGTCCAACCTGCAGCGTCAGGTGATCCACGGCCGATCCGACGTCGGACGGCCCAAGGGGGAGAGCGCCCGCGACAGCATCCTGGCGATCAACGACGGTGTGACCGTGCGCCTGCACGAGACGCGACTCGAGTCGAGCAATGCGGTGCAGCTGTTCGAGCAGTACGACCTGATCCTCGACGGCACCGACAACTTCGCGACCCGCTATCTCGTCAACGACGCCGCGGTCCTCGCGGGCAAGCCCTACGTGTGGGGATCGATCTTCCGTTTCGAAGGCCAGGTGTCGGTGTTCTGGGAGGACGCCCCGGACGGACGCGGCCTGAACTACCGCGATCTCTACCCCGAGGCACCGCCGCCAGGGATGGTTCCCTCCTGCGCCGAGGGTGGGGTGCTCGGCGTCCTGCCCGGCACGATCGGCACCGTCATGGCGACCGAGGCGATCAAGCTCGTCACCGGGATCGGCGAGCCGCTGCTCGGTCGCCTCATGATCTACGACGCGCTCGCGATGTCGTTCCGGACGGTGACCCTGCGTCGGGATCCGGGACGGGTGCCCGTCACCGAACTCGTCGACTACGAGGCCTTCTGCGGGATCGTTCCCGATGTCGCCGCGTCGGCCCGCTCGGTCGTCACTCCCACCGAGTTGCGCCGGATGCTCGACGAGGGTCGCGACATCGCGCTGATCGACGTGCGCGAACCCGTCGAGTGGGAGATCGTCCGCATCGACGGTGCCCGGCTCGTACCGAAGGACCGCATCCTCTCCGGCGAGGCCCTCGCGGACCTGCCGCAGAACACGCCGATCGTGCTGTACTGCAAGACGGGCATCCGATCGGCCGAGGCACTCGAAGTGCTTGCGCGAGCCGGATTCTCGGACGCGACACATCTGCACGGCGGTGTGATCGCGTGGGCGCAGCAGGTGGATCCCTCTCTGCCGGTGTACTGA